The Biomphalaria glabrata chromosome 7, xgBioGlab47.1, whole genome shotgun sequence region atcatgtAACAAGAAACAATCAAATGATGctacaaaaaattaatagatgATGTAACTAAAACAATCATATGATGTAACAACAAACAATCAGAGGATGTAGCATCAAACAATCAGATGATGTATTAACAAACATTCAGATGATGTAACAAAAAACAATCAGATGATGTAACAACAAATGATCAGAGGATATAACAACAAACAATCAGAGGATGTAACAACAAATGATCAGAGGATGTAACAACAAACAATCAGAGGATGTAACAACAAACAATCAGATGATATAACAACAAGCAATCAGAAGATGTAACAACAAACAATCAGAAGATGTAACAACAAGCAATCAGAAGATGTAACAACAAACAATCAGATGATGTAACTATAATGTAACAGCGAATTAATGaactataaatagtaataacaaAAATGTGTGGAGTTCAGTGCGTTGTTTTATTCATTCCATCTTGTATCAACTGAATCAGTATCACAAGTTTATGAGCTGATGTCTCAGCCCTAATGTCTGCCTCAATGGAGTTCCACCCTATACATTGCATCAACAAATAACAAAACGACCTGATCACTATTGTCTTTATTGTCAACCAGGAAATGATACAGAGCATAATTCAAGAAACATGTTACACTAGCCATGTTGAAAGTGGAAATTTATAATGAAATGCAAGAGGATTCCAAGCCTATTGTACGAATGTGTTAGttggtgttttattttttactagaaATAGAGAGACTGGGTAAACTTCTCTTATGGTCAGCGGATAGCTTATGGATAGCGTTGGATTTAAGTTTTTctaatcaagtttttttttcgttgtttataTATCAAGTGTGAGGATTCAACCGTTAACGTATATTAATACATTTCATGTAGTTTGTCGGAAATTGACAATTATGAAAATGCTGTCTGTAGGGTATATTATATGCATAGAATTGTAATTATGTAGTTAATGGGCTTCACAAAAATCACAAAACGTATGTACTAAGGCAACTAGTTTATGGTTTGCGTAAAGTCAAAGTTGAATTTGCGAATAGTTTATtggacatttgttttttaacaggCAATGATGTTATACACccctccctaaaaaaaaataataatttcaacgGACAAAGACTAATTTGTTAACACTGTGTgtacttttaaaatgatttttggCTAAATTATTATTGCAAATGGGAATGAGAATTAAGATCTGCGTACAAGCAGAGCTAACCAAAAGACTTTAAATCTAATTactttgcaaataaaaaaaaaggcgactTTTCACTAAACTCGCAAAAGTTATGTATAGTAGGGTAAACCTGATTTAGAACACATTAATTAAGTGCATCAATACTTCATAGTCATGGATAAATATACAGTACTTATGAAACAGAAAACCTAGACCCACTTTTTCACAATGCAATGCTAAAATAGGTTATAACTCCTGGACTCGAACTAGATGTTAATTAATAGAGTATCGAAATAAGTTAATGTTCATATACATTACGAGTTTGTCACAGCAATCGATGGTGAAGAGTTGCCGCCACGGCGATCCTCTTTCCGGAAATTTCGGGCAAAGCAAAATCCGTGTCGATCGTAGGATTTGCGCTCGTATCCAGAGGCGCACGCTTGCCCAACTCGCCAATCCCAGAGCCCTGCAAATGACCACTTCCGTTCGCCTTGCTAGGCATGGGAGCTCTCCTGTGCGCAGCCAACGATTTGACAGTTCCGTTGACGGCGCCGAGAAGAGGAGCATTTGCCTTCTCTGTCAGCAGCCGGCTATAGTCTTTAATGACATTGTTGTGAAGAAGTGAGTACATCCCGGGCTTCCCATCATCCTTCGGCGGAACGTTGAACCTGTTCCTCAATCTAGACAGTATGTCCGTCTCTGCCTGACCCATCAGATGGGCCGAAGCAGCATCGTGGCCTGGTGCTTTTCTAGAACTACCCGTAGAGTTCACCAAGGATACCGCCTGCGTGCTCGGAGTCACCTCCGCCTGCTTGTTGGGCTCGCTCATCCGACGGTCGATGTGCTTTTGAAAAGGAGTCAGTTTTTCCAAGGGCCTAAGCACCGTATCGGCCCGAACCATCCCGTTAATGTAAAATGAGTCGAGGGGGATGCGTTGAGAGATTGAGTTCTGGAGGGAATGATAATGAATATTGCCGCTGATATTGTGCTGCCTGGTGCCTAAGCTTGGAGCGCTGTCCACCCTCTTTTCAGGAACTTCGGATCTGGCATGGTTACTTCTTTCGAAATCTGTTCGTGAGGACAAAGTTTCGCTCACTTTCTCTGTTTTGGAAACCGAGAAACTGTTTAAATTACCGTCCCCGTTTGATTGGGGCAAAGATTGGTTATGGGAAGATGGAGGAGATTCTAAGACAGGCTGCAATTTGAAATTAGATTCCAAGTCTTTCTTTAGTATCTTTTGAGTTTGCTTGACGTCGAACGAAGCCACGGAAGAGCGTTCGGTCAGCCGCGATCGTCTCATAGTCGACCACTCCGGCCCGTACGCTGAAAACTTTGTCATCCGATAGTGGCCGTTGTTGGAGATATATCTGTAAGTCCCCGGTTCAACGTTGGCTTTCCAGGCCGACCTAAGGTGGTCTACGATGAAATCCTCGCTGACGAGGCGGACTGTGAGGTTGGACGGGTCAATGCTCGAAGGCAGAAGCTTCGACGCCTTACGCTTGCAGCCTTGACTTCTTGAAGTCGCTGACAGAACCTGCCGAGGAAAACTGAAGCTTCTGCCCCAGCCACAGACCATGTCGTCTTGCGGTTCGTCTTCTTTACCAAAGGCGATTCTCTCCGCAGTGGCCAGGAGATCCCCGGAGCTAATCAGTCTTTCTACCATTAACCTTGTCCTGTTTTCGGGGAGGTAGTTGCATGGCGTTGGGGATTCGCGAGAACTCGCTGGTGTCGTCAGGTCGTCTGCTTCCAGTTTTGTAAGTATCGAATCTCATAGGAGAAGGAATGAGCCTAAAAAGGTATTCGTATCGTGAATGTAGCAGTAAAGTATCGCACTGCTCTTCATCGATACTCACATACGATTCCGGGACGATGTCGTCATAGGTAGAGCTCTCCAATGATGTGACAAGACCGCAACCGTACACACCCGTATAACATGCTTAGTTAAGGTGACACTGGGTAGATGAGCAGAAGTGAGAAACTAATGCGTTCCGACATTTCGGTCTTTCCCGCCGACATCTTGTTCGTCTGCATCTTGTTCAATAATATGGTTGACGCTTCTGTTTGGTTTTTAATCATTAAAAACTTCTCAGTAGACGTcacctgaaaaataaataaaataaatgaaaatcacaaATAACATGTTGGGTTGTtaagttaattattatttatttcgttcgtttaatattattttttttttgttagctgtttctttttaacagataaagatataaaatataccAACTGGTATTTTTCTGGTTTGTGCGCATAAATggttccaaataataaaaagatattgTTAAAATCAAGAGTAATTTATCTACATCTACAAAAGTTATACTATCTTTCATAGGAGGACCCCAATTAAAATCGGCAAGATGGGTGCTAAAACATATTAAGCGGAGAAGGATTgccgaaacaaaaaaagaaagtgtcACTTGATGTACGCGTCAAGGTCTCAGGAGATGTGGGATCTGTGGCTCATGAGTGGCCTAATTCCGCTGGGTACCTATCAAGAGGCTCGAGTTCTAATACCGACCCGAGTAGAGTTGTTGCCTATAGGCAGCACgtaaaccttctcccagataccccctcccactggtccacaaagtatgctttaagcatgaaagttgcgctatgcaaaaggaattttaaaaaacatagaaGTGTTAACCGGAAGTTTACTTAAGCCTTCGTTACGCTAAAATTCAAGTTTTTTAACAAAAGATTGGAAAATGAAAGGCAgttaattagaaatgaaaagtttttactttatttcCTAATCGAGAtgtgtctctttaaaaaatctataaaaagGCGAGACGGGctaataagttttaaaattcaagCTATAATAATCTTGTAAATCTGTTATTGAAATTAagttatatttcaaataaatgaataaaggagagcttttatttataataaacatGAAAAACTAAATTAGCACATCAATAAGACTTTCGCCATCAATATGCAGTTAAGCACAGACGAAGTGGATCTATAATCGGAACACTACAAGACTAGCCCCGTCCTCATCTACGTAAGGTCAGGTCAGGGCCCGCCTTAGGCATATGCAAACTAAGCAGCCGCCTTGAGCCTTCatttggtgggggcctcgctaagaagtaaaatataaatatagagaaTAAATTGCGAAAATTGGATCACATCTCAAACATAGTTAAGAACCAGTAGCGGCCCTAGGgagtggcaagtggggcaaccgtCACAGGCCCCGCGCCTGAGGGGGTCCACGCGATCGTAATTTCCTTGTCACCTTCAGCTTCGCAATCCAGGTCAGTTCTCATTGACTAGGAATTGTTACACAATATTTTGGAAGCCTTCCGGGCATCTACATCATACCAATTATCATGCAAGCTCTTAACATGATATTTTTTGATTTCATATACCGTTCAGTTTCggtaaagacagcatcttatgACCTGTCGATTCTACAATGTTATCATTTTTTAACAGTTCATCTtaacatcaataaaaacaagtagCCGGAAGCGAACAAttaacataatttatttcgTAAATAAACGACATCCAATAGGATTCGAATAGTAAAACGCGTAGTGATGAAGTTTGAACCAGCTGTAGTTCTATAGTTATTTCTACACAAAAGAGTcttttatattgttgtaacataagtgcaacttaaaaaaaaaatatttttaatgaaaattaataaagaaatataggccAGTGTTTACTTGACTTTCGAGGAGGATACTTTCCGAGACCGCCCGCGAAATTAAACTTTCCGCGGTATTTAATTTCATATACGTTCACTATTTTT contains the following coding sequences:
- the LOC106051762 gene encoding uncharacterized protein LOC106051762 produces the protein MVERLISSGDLLATAERIAFGKEDEPQDDMVCGWGRSFSFPRQVLSATSRSQGCKRKASKLLPSSIDPSNLTVRLVSEDFIVDHLRSAWKANVEPGTYRYISNNGHYRMTKFSAYGPEWSTMRRSRLTERSSVASFDVKQTQKILKKDLESNFKLQPVLESPPSSHNQSLPQSNGDGNLNSFSVSKTEKVSETLSSRTDFERSNHARSEVPEKRVDSAPSLGTRQHNISGNIHYHSLQNSISQRIPLDSFYINGMVRADTVLRPLEKLTPFQKHIDRRMSEPNKQAEVTPSTQAVSLVNSTGSSRKAPGHDAASAHLMGQAETDILSRLRNRFNVPPKDDGKPGMYSLLHNNVIKDYSRLLTEKANAPLLGAVNGTVKSLAAHRRAPMPSKANGSGHLQGSGIGELGKRAPLDTSANPTIDTDFALPEISGKRIAVAATLHHRLL